A single region of the Cereibacter sphaeroides 2.4.1 genome encodes:
- a CDS encoding asparaginase: MTDPARMVELWRGGLLESWHTGHAAVWSADGGLVEAWGDPGTVIFPRSSCKMMQALPLLESGAGAGLSSQRLALACASHQGAELHTGHVGRWLTDLGLCEADLRCGAHMPADTAERDRLIRAYEEPCQIHNNCSGKHAGFLMLSQHLKAGPEYVEIDHPVQQAVRTAFEEVTDEASPGYGIDGCSAPNFATTVAGLARAMAFFAGASTGGGVRERSAARLVEAMIAHPELVAGEGRACTELMRAMGGRAAIKTGAEAVFVAIVPEKRLGIALKIVDGSTRASEAAIAALLVRHGLLDPAHPAARKRLDAIQTNWRGRETGILRAAPGFP, encoded by the coding sequence ATGACGGATCCGGCGAGGATGGTGGAGCTCTGGCGCGGCGGGCTTCTGGAAAGCTGGCACACGGGACATGCCGCCGTGTGGAGCGCGGATGGCGGGCTGGTCGAGGCCTGGGGCGATCCCGGGACGGTGATCTTCCCGCGGTCGTCCTGCAAGATGATGCAGGCCCTGCCGCTTCTGGAGAGCGGGGCCGGGGCGGGGCTGTCGTCCCAGCGTCTGGCGCTGGCCTGTGCGAGCCATCAGGGGGCAGAGCTTCATACCGGGCACGTCGGGCGCTGGCTGACGGATCTGGGCCTCTGCGAGGCGGATCTGCGCTGCGGCGCCCATATGCCCGCCGACACGGCCGAGCGGGACCGGCTGATCCGGGCGTATGAGGAGCCCTGCCAGATCCACAACAACTGCTCGGGCAAACATGCGGGCTTCCTGATGCTCTCGCAGCATCTGAAGGCCGGGCCGGAGTATGTGGAGATCGACCATCCGGTGCAGCAGGCGGTGCGGACGGCCTTCGAGGAGGTGACGGACGAGGCGAGCCCGGGCTACGGGATCGACGGCTGCTCGGCGCCGAACTTCGCGACCACGGTGGCGGGGCTGGCGCGCGCCATGGCCTTCTTTGCCGGGGCCTCCACCGGCGGGGGCGTTCGCGAGCGGTCGGCGGCGCGGCTCGTCGAGGCGATGATCGCCCATCCCGAGCTCGTGGCGGGCGAGGGCCGCGCCTGCACCGAACTCATGCGGGCCATGGGCGGGCGCGCCGCGATCAAGACCGGCGCCGAAGCGGTCTTCGTGGCCATCGTCCCCGAGAAGCGGCTGGGGATCGCGCTGAAGATCGTGGACGGCTCGACCCGCGCCTCGGAGGCGGCCATCGCCGCCCTGCTCGTGCGGCACGGGCTTCTCGATCCGGCGCATCCGGCGGCGCGCAAGCGGCTCGATGCGATCCAGACGAACTGGCGCGGCCGCGAGACCGGCATCCTGCGCGCGGCGCCCGGGTTCCCCTGA
- a CDS encoding SDR family oxidoreductase, whose protein sequence is MKTLLSLGHGYSAQALAHRLLPQGWTVIGTTRSAAKAAELEAGGIEPLLWPGDLGPALARASHILASAAPGREGDPFLATHGAELARADARWVGYLSTTGVYGDHAGGWVDEDTPLTPSTERGQARVQAERQWQALGLPLHIFRLAGIYGPGRGPFEKVRDGTARRIVKPGQVFSRIHVADIAQVLEASMQHPEPGAIYNVCDDDPAPPEDVLGYAAELLGLPPPPEVPYDEAEMTPMARSFYAESKRVRNDRIKARLGIALLHPDYRSGLRSLLAGGD, encoded by the coding sequence ATGAAGACGCTTCTTTCCCTCGGGCACGGCTATTCCGCGCAGGCTCTGGCCCACCGCCTCCTGCCGCAGGGCTGGACGGTGATCGGCACCACGCGGAGCGCCGCCAAGGCCGCGGAGCTCGAGGCCGGCGGTATCGAGCCGCTCCTCTGGCCGGGCGATCTCGGGCCCGCGCTGGCGCGGGCCAGCCATATCCTCGCCTCGGCCGCGCCGGGGCGCGAGGGCGATCCGTTCCTCGCCACCCATGGCGCAGAGCTGGCAAGGGCCGACGCGCGCTGGGTGGGCTATCTCTCCACCACCGGCGTCTATGGCGACCACGCCGGCGGCTGGGTCGACGAGGACACGCCCCTCACCCCCTCGACGGAGCGGGGGCAGGCGCGGGTTCAAGCCGAGCGGCAATGGCAGGCGCTGGGGCTGCCGCTCCACATCTTCCGCCTCGCGGGAATCTACGGCCCCGGCCGCGGCCCGTTCGAGAAGGTCCGCGACGGCACCGCCCGGCGGATCGTGAAGCCGGGGCAGGTCTTCAGCCGCATTCATGTGGCGGATATCGCGCAGGTGCTCGAAGCCTCGATGCAGCATCCCGAGCCGGGCGCGATCTACAACGTCTGCGACGACGATCCCGCCCCGCCCGAGGATGTGCTGGGCTATGCCGCCGAGCTGCTCGGCCTGCCGCCTCCGCCCGAAGTGCCCTACGACGAGGCGGAGATGACGCCGATGGCGCGCAGCTTCTATGCGGAATCGAAGCGGGTGCGGAACGACCGGATCAAGGCGCGCCTGGGCATCGCGCTTCTCCACCCCGACTACCGCTCGGGCCTGCGCTCCCTGCTCGCCGGCGGCGACTGA
- a CDS encoding AMP nucleosidase, whose translation MSDAPLPLLVPEVPDRETFTDPARAVDRLEEIYIRSTRFLSGHFSASATGGQPGGRVRAYYPEIRLTTTSFTRADSRLSFGHVAEPGSYSTTVTRPDLFRNYLIQQIDLLMQNHGVPVEIGVSATPMPVHFAVANDPSVSVPQEGVLSYPLRDVFDVPDLSTTNDDIVNGSRLSNSDGSKPLAPFTAQRVDYSLARLTHYTATNPRHFQNHVLFTNYQFYVDEFEAIGRAALADPASGYSAFVGPGDQEITDPETPLALLPRLPQMPTYHLKRPDGQGITLVNIGVGPSNAKTATDHIAVLRPHAWLMVGHCAGLRNSQSLGDFVLAHAYLREDHVLDDDLPVWVPIPALAEIQIALEDAVEEVTQLQGYELKRIMRTGTVATIDNRNWELRDQSGPVQRLSQSRAVALDMESATIAANGFRFRVPYGTLLCVSDKPLHGELKLPGMASDFYRTQVARHLRIGIRAMEMLRETPIERIHSRKLRSFEETAFL comes from the coding sequence GTGAGCGACGCGCCCCTTCCTCTTCTCGTCCCGGAGGTGCCGGACCGCGAGACCTTCACCGATCCCGCGCGGGCGGTGGACCGGCTGGAAGAGATCTACATCCGGTCGACCCGCTTCCTGTCGGGCCATTTCAGCGCCTCGGCCACCGGGGGCCAGCCGGGCGGGCGGGTGCGTGCCTATTATCCCGAGATCCGGCTCACGACGACGAGCTTCACCCGCGCGGACAGCCGGCTGAGCTTCGGCCATGTGGCCGAGCCGGGCTCCTATTCCACGACGGTGACGCGGCCCGACCTGTTCCGCAACTACCTGATCCAGCAGATCGACCTCCTGATGCAGAACCACGGAGTACCGGTCGAGATCGGCGTCTCGGCCACGCCGATGCCCGTGCATTTCGCGGTGGCGAACGACCCGTCCGTCTCGGTGCCGCAGGAGGGGGTGCTGTCCTATCCGCTCCGCGACGTGTTCGACGTGCCCGACCTCTCGACCACCAACGACGATATCGTGAACGGCAGCCGCCTCAGCAACTCCGACGGCTCGAAGCCGCTCGCGCCCTTCACCGCGCAGCGGGTGGATTATTCGCTCGCGCGGCTCACCCATTACACGGCCACGAACCCGCGTCATTTCCAGAACCACGTCCTGTTCACCAACTACCAGTTCTATGTGGACGAGTTCGAGGCGATCGGGCGGGCGGCGCTGGCCGATCCCGCCTCGGGCTACAGCGCCTTCGTGGGCCCCGGCGATCAGGAGATCACCGATCCCGAGACCCCGCTTGCGCTGCTGCCGCGCCTGCCGCAGATGCCCACCTATCACCTCAAGCGGCCGGACGGGCAAGGGATCACGCTGGTCAACATCGGAGTCGGCCCCTCGAACGCCAAGACCGCGACCGACCATATCGCGGTGCTGCGCCCGCACGCCTGGCTGATGGTGGGCCATTGCGCGGGCCTGCGGAACTCGCAGAGCCTCGGGGATTTCGTGCTGGCCCATGCCTATCTGCGCGAAGACCATGTGCTAGACGACGATCTGCCGGTCTGGGTGCCGATCCCGGCGCTGGCCGAGATCCAGATCGCGCTCGAGGATGCGGTCGAGGAGGTGACGCAGCTGCAGGGCTACGAGCTCAAGCGCATCATGCGGACGGGCACGGTGGCCACCATCGACAACCGCAACTGGGAACTGCGCGACCAGTCGGGCCCGGTCCAGCGGCTGAGCCAGAGCCGCGCCGTGGCGCTCGACATGGAGAGCGCGACCATCGCGGCGAACGGCTTCCGCTTCCGCGTGCCCTACGGAACCCTCCTCTGCGTGTCCGACAAGCCGCTGCACGGGGAATTGAAACTGCCGGGCATGGCCAGCGATTTCTACCGGACCCAGGTGGCGCGGCACCTCAGGATCGGAATTCGCGCCATGGAAATGTTGCGCGAGACACCGATCGAGCGCATCCACAGCCGAAAGCTGCGCAGCTTTGAGGAAACGGCGTTCCTGTAG
- a CDS encoding HU family DNA-binding protein, whose amino-acid sequence MSKPMTKTQLVATLADEMGSDKKTANAALDAIASIVAREVAAGGAVTLPGLGKVVCRERPERQVRNPATGEQVTKAADKQVKFTIAKALKDSVNA is encoded by the coding sequence ATGTCGAAACCGATGACCAAGACGCAGCTCGTCGCGACCCTTGCTGACGAGATGGGCTCGGACAAGAAGACGGCCAACGCGGCCCTCGATGCGATCGCCTCGATCGTCGCCCGTGAAGTGGCCGCCGGCGGTGCCGTGACGCTGCCGGGCCTCGGCAAGGTCGTCTGCCGCGAGCGCCCCGAGCGTCAGGTGCGCAATCCGGCCACCGGCGAGCAGGTGACCAAGGCCGCCGACAAGCAGGTGAAATTCACCATCGCCAAGGCGCTGAAGGACAGCGTGAACGCCTGA
- a CDS encoding DMT family transporter has product MDLRSIGMGLAFAFMWSSAFASARIIVAQAPPLSALSLRFLCSGLIALALGAALGQSARLSPAQWRGVVIFGLCQNALYLGLNFVAMRWVSASFAAIVASTMPLLVALAGWIFLHERLRPVTALGLLAGMAGVALIMGTRLSGGEDALGFLLCVAGVIALTAATLTVRVASSGGNLLMIVGLQMLVGSAALAPAALLTETPLEVQWSGSLVAAFAYTTLVPGLLATWVWFLLVGRIGAVRGATFHFLNPFFGVAVAAVLLGERMGIWDVAGVVVIAAGILAVQLSRVPEAARR; this is encoded by the coding sequence ATGGATCTGCGCAGCATCGGCATGGGCCTCGCCTTTGCCTTCATGTGGTCCTCGGCCTTCGCTTCGGCGCGCATCATCGTGGCGCAGGCGCCGCCCCTCAGCGCGCTCTCGCTGCGCTTCCTCTGCTCGGGCCTGATCGCGCTCGCCCTCGGCGCGGCGCTGGGACAGTCGGCGCGGCTCAGCCCTGCGCAGTGGCGCGGCGTGGTGATCTTCGGTCTCTGCCAGAACGCCTTGTATCTCGGGCTCAATTTCGTCGCGATGCGCTGGGTGAGCGCGAGTTTCGCCGCCATCGTCGCCTCCACGATGCCGCTCCTCGTGGCGCTGGCGGGCTGGATCTTCCTGCACGAGCGGCTGAGGCCCGTCACGGCGCTGGGGCTTCTGGCCGGGATGGCAGGCGTGGCGCTCATCATGGGCACGCGGCTGTCGGGCGGCGAGGATGCCCTGGGCTTTCTCCTCTGCGTCGCGGGCGTGATCGCGCTGACGGCGGCCACGCTGACGGTGCGGGTCGCCTCGTCCGGCGGCAACCTCCTGATGATCGTGGGTCTGCAGATGCTGGTGGGTTCGGCCGCGCTGGCGCCCGCGGCGCTGCTGACCGAGACCCCGCTCGAGGTGCAGTGGAGCGGCAGCCTCGTGGCGGCCTTCGCCTACACCACACTGGTGCCGGGGCTGCTCGCCACCTGGGTCTGGTTCCTGCTCGTCGGCCGGATCGGCGCCGTCCGCGGCGCGACCTTCCATTTCCTCAACCCGTTCTTCGGCGTGGCCGTGGCGGCGGTGCTTCTGGGCGAGCGGATGGGGATCTGGGACGTGGCCGGCGTCGTCGTGATCGCGGCCGGGATTCTCGCCGTGCAGCTCTCGCGCGTGCCCGAAGCCGCCCGGCGCTAG
- the aroC gene encoding chorismate synthase translates to MSYNTFGHIFRVTTWGESHGPALGATVDGCPPGVAIEAEAIQHWLDRRKPGQNRFTTQRQEPDAVRILSGTFEGRSTGTPIQLMIENTDQRSKDYGEIARSFRPGHADIAYHWKYGLRDYRGGGRSSARETAARVAAGGVARAALAALVPGLRIEGYMVQIGPHAIDRARFDADEIERNPFWCPDPDTAALWADYLDGLRKAHDSVGAIVEVRASGVPAGLGAPIYGKLDSDLAAAMMTINAVKGVEIGEGMAAACLTGSANADEIRMGPEGPEFLTNHAGGILGGISTGQDVVVRFAVKPTSSILTPRRSVTTDGREVEVVTKGRHDPCVGIRAVPVGEAMMACVLLDHLLLDRGQTGGLRGTIG, encoded by the coding sequence ATGAGCTACAACACTTTCGGCCACATCTTCCGCGTCACCACCTGGGGCGAGAGCCATGGGCCCGCGCTCGGCGCGACGGTGGATGGCTGCCCGCCCGGCGTCGCGATCGAGGCCGAGGCGATCCAGCACTGGCTCGACCGCCGGAAGCCCGGCCAGAACCGCTTCACCACCCAGCGGCAGGAGCCGGATGCGGTCAGGATACTGTCGGGCACCTTCGAGGGCCGCTCGACCGGCACGCCGATCCAGCTCATGATCGAGAACACCGACCAGCGGTCGAAGGACTATGGCGAGATCGCCCGGAGCTTCCGGCCGGGTCATGCCGACATCGCCTATCACTGGAAATACGGGCTGCGCGACTATCGCGGGGGCGGGCGCTCCTCGGCGCGCGAGACGGCGGCGCGGGTCGCGGCGGGCGGTGTCGCCCGGGCGGCGCTGGCGGCCTTGGTTCCCGGCCTGCGGATCGAGGGCTACATGGTCCAGATCGGGCCGCATGCTATCGACCGCGCCCGGTTCGACGCGGACGAGATCGAGCGCAACCCCTTCTGGTGCCCCGATCCCGATACGGCCGCGCTCTGGGCCGACTATCTCGACGGACTGCGCAAGGCGCACGATTCGGTGGGCGCCATCGTCGAGGTGCGGGCCTCGGGCGTGCCGGCAGGGCTCGGCGCGCCGATCTACGGCAAGCTCGACAGCGACCTCGCCGCGGCCATGATGACGATCAACGCGGTGAAGGGTGTCGAGATCGGCGAGGGGATGGCCGCGGCCTGCCTCACCGGCAGCGCCAATGCCGACGAAATCCGCATGGGCCCCGAGGGCCCCGAGTTCCTGACCAACCATGCGGGCGGCATCCTCGGCGGCATCTCGACCGGGCAGGATGTGGTGGTGCGCTTTGCGGTGAAGCCCACCTCCTCGATCCTGACCCCGCGCCGCTCGGTCACGACCGACGGGCGCGAGGTGGAGGTGGTGACGAAGGGCCGCCACGATCCCTGCGTGGGCATCCGCGCGGTGCCGGTGGGCGAGGCGATGATGGCCTGCGTGCTGCTCGACCATCTGCTGCTCGACCGCGGCCAGACCGGCGGCCTGCGCGGGACGATCGGCTAG